The Pontibacter pudoricolor genome contains a region encoding:
- a CDS encoding Ldh family oxidoreductase produces the protein MYTYRQLFNFTQEIFLAIGCPPKDAKLAAEVLLEADLRGVDSHGVARLSGYVRLWEAGRINPTPNMRIVHETPSTATVDGDGGLGLVIAPKAMDIAIEKADKVGTGWVSVRNSNHFGIAGYHAMEALSSDMIGMAMTNASPLVAPTHSVDRMLGTNPIAVAVPTKKQPPFVADFATASAANGKLEILQRKNKKAPVGWIQTAEGEDTDNANELKDGGALLPLGSDLVHGSHKGYALAAIVDIFSAVLSGANYGPWVPPFVSFLNPPADPVGKGIGHFLGAMRIDAFRPADEFKDNMDRWIETFRAAKTKKGEKAVLIPGDPEREMTEIRLKEGIPLLEPVAEDLEKLGKKFGIKF, from the coding sequence ATGTATACTTACCGACAATTATTTAATTTTACCCAGGAAATATTTTTAGCCATTGGCTGCCCGCCAAAGGATGCCAAGTTAGCCGCCGAAGTTTTACTGGAAGCTGACCTGCGGGGCGTTGACTCGCATGGTGTAGCCCGACTGAGCGGCTATGTGCGCCTTTGGGAAGCCGGAAGAATAAACCCGACTCCCAACATGCGCATTGTGCACGAAACACCCAGTACAGCCACCGTAGATGGCGATGGCGGCCTGGGATTGGTAATTGCCCCGAAAGCGATGGACATTGCCATTGAGAAAGCCGATAAAGTAGGAACAGGCTGGGTGTCGGTGCGAAACTCCAACCACTTCGGCATTGCCGGCTACCACGCCATGGAAGCGCTGAGTTCGGATATGATAGGCATGGCCATGACAAACGCTAGCCCGCTTGTTGCTCCAACCCACTCAGTAGACCGTATGCTAGGCACCAACCCGATTGCCGTAGCTGTACCAACTAAAAAACAACCACCGTTTGTAGCCGACTTTGCCACTGCATCAGCAGCCAATGGTAAACTGGAGATACTGCAGCGTAAAAACAAGAAAGCACCCGTAGGCTGGATTCAGACTGCCGAAGGCGAAGACACCGATAATGCGAATGAACTGAAAGATGGCGGCGCTTTACTCCCACTCGGTTCGGACCTGGTACACGGCAGTCACAAAGGCTATGCACTGGCGGCTATAGTTGATATTTTCTCGGCTGTGCTTTCGGGCGCCAACTATGGCCCCTGGGTTCCGCCATTTGTTTCATTTCTTAATCCACCTGCCGATCCAGTTGGGAAAGGAATCGGCCACTTTTTAGGAGCCATGCGCATTGATGCCTTCAGGCCGGCTGATGAGTTTAAAGACAACATGGACCGATGGATAGAAACCTTCAGAGCTGCCAAAACCAAGAAAGGTGAAAAAGCAGTGTTGATCCCCGGCGACCCTGAACGCGAAATGACGGAAATCCGCCTGAAAGAAGGAATTCCGTTGCTCGAACCTGTGGCTGAAGACCTTGAAAAGCTGGGCAAAAAGTTCGGTATTAAGTTCTAA
- the dnaK gene encoding molecular chaperone DnaK, with protein sequence MAKVAINLSTGSIQQEEVIVGIDLGTTNSLVAYIHPEDKTPIAINDQGRGTIVPSVVHFTKTGETIVGTEARDYLTTDPANTIYSVKRLLGKSYKDVGEHKDYFGYKIIDDDSEGLVKIRVGDKFYSPIELSAEILKELRERAEHSLKTPVNRAVITVPAYFNDSQRQATRDAGKLAGLEVLRIVNEPTAAALAYGIGIDPNEEKTVAVYDLGGGTFDISILSIHQGIFEVLSTNGDTYLGGDDFDRAIINHWIQQNQLIADTVNEDKNLQQELRLKAEEAKKVLSSQPVFTGTINGTIDCHLERHTFETLIAPTVARTIESCRMAMADAKLQPEQIDAVIMVGGSTRVPMVYDAVSDFFGKQANNTLNPDEVVSLGAAIQADILAGNRKDILLLDVTPLTLGIETMGGLMDSIIPRNSKIPTKAGRQYTTSVDGQVNMKISVYQGERDLVKENRKLAEFDLKGIPAMPAGFPKVDVNFILNADGILKVEAIELRSGVRQEVEVKPQYGLTDEQVEQMLMDSITHAREDVNTRMVIEARTTAEQMIYQVERFVEKNGQHLTAEEVELTRTNVQNLKDVLPGGDKDAILAAVDTLEEQTSPFAERVMQISIKQAMAGKKIE encoded by the coding sequence ATGGCAAAAGTTGCAATAAACCTCTCTACCGGCTCTATTCAGCAGGAAGAAGTTATAGTAGGTATAGATTTGGGCACAACCAACAGCCTGGTGGCCTACATCCATCCTGAAGATAAAACACCCATCGCTATTAATGACCAGGGCCGCGGAACGATTGTGCCGTCTGTGGTGCATTTTACCAAAACCGGCGAAACTATAGTTGGTACCGAAGCAAGAGACTACCTGACCACCGATCCGGCAAATACTATTTACTCTGTTAAGCGCCTGCTGGGCAAGTCGTATAAAGATGTTGGCGAGCACAAAGACTACTTTGGTTACAAGATAATTGATGACGACAGCGAAGGTTTAGTGAAGATACGAGTAGGAGATAAATTCTATTCGCCCATTGAGCTATCGGCAGAGATACTGAAGGAACTGCGTGAGCGCGCTGAACACTCGCTTAAAACACCAGTTAACCGTGCGGTAATTACGGTACCGGCTTACTTTAACGACTCACAGCGCCAGGCAACCCGCGACGCCGGTAAACTGGCCGGTCTGGAAGTGTTGCGTATAGTTAACGAACCTACTGCGGCGGCACTAGCTTATGGTATCGGTATTGACCCGAACGAAGAGAAAACCGTTGCAGTCTACGATTTAGGTGGTGGTACATTTGATATCTCTATCCTGAGCATACACCAGGGTATTTTTGAAGTGCTCTCTACCAACGGCGATACCTATTTGGGAGGCGATGACTTTGACAGAGCGATCATCAACCACTGGATACAGCAAAACCAGCTGATTGCCGATACGGTGAATGAGGATAAGAACCTGCAACAGGAACTTCGTTTAAAAGCCGAAGAAGCGAAGAAGGTGCTGAGCTCTCAGCCAGTGTTTACCGGAACTATAAACGGAACTATTGATTGCCATTTAGAGCGCCATACGTTTGAAACACTAATTGCTCCAACTGTAGCCCGAACTATAGAAAGTTGCCGCATGGCCATGGCAGATGCCAAACTACAGCCCGAGCAGATAGATGCCGTGATCATGGTTGGTGGTTCTACGCGTGTGCCCATGGTGTACGATGCTGTTTCTGACTTTTTTGGTAAACAAGCCAACAACACGCTTAACCCGGATGAAGTAGTATCGCTTGGAGCAGCCATACAAGCCGATATTCTGGCTGGTAACCGTAAAGATATTCTGCTGCTGGATGTAACGCCGCTTACCTTAGGTATCGAAACGATGGGTGGTCTGATGGACTCAATCATTCCTAGAAACTCTAAGATACCAACCAAAGCAGGCCGACAGTATACTACTTCAGTAGACGGGCAAGTGAACATGAAGATATCGGTGTACCAGGGAGAGCGTGACCTTGTGAAAGAAAACCGTAAGCTGGCCGAGTTCGACCTGAAAGGTATACCAGCTATGCCAGCTGGTTTCCCGAAGGTAGATGTTAACTTTATACTTAATGCCGATGGTATCCTGAAAGTAGAAGCCATTGAGTTGCGTTCCGGTGTGCGCCAGGAAGTGGAAGTAAAGCCACAGTACGGCCTGACAGATGAGCAGGTAGAACAAATGCTGATGGATTCTATTACGCACGCCCGCGAAGACGTGAATACCCGAATGGTGATAGAAGCCCGTACTACTGCCGAGCAGATGATCTACCAGGTAGAGCGCTTTGTTGAAAAGAACGGCCAACACCTGACTGCTGAAGAAGTGGAGCTTACCAGAACCAATGTGCAAAATCTGAAAGACGTACTGCCTGGTGGAGACAAGGATGCTATTCTGGCAGCAGTAGATACGCTGGAAGAACAAACCAGCCCGTTTGCAGAGCGTGTTATGCAGATTTCTATTAAGCAGGCCATGGCCGGTAAAAAGATAGAGTGA
- a CDS encoding FtsB family cell division protein: protein MIKRIPKFFRSFYFITTALFVVWMLFFDSNDFVTQYQMSKQLSDLEAVKEDYMEKMEEVEKDRKALMGNADLLEKYAREKYLMKRPNEDVFIIVTKEEK, encoded by the coding sequence ATGATCAAGCGCATCCCCAAATTCTTCCGTAGCTTTTATTTTATCACAACCGCCCTGTTTGTGGTATGGATGCTCTTTTTCGACTCTAACGACTTTGTTACACAGTACCAGATGAGCAAACAGCTAAGCGACCTGGAAGCTGTGAAAGAAGATTACATGGAGAAAATGGAAGAAGTGGAGAAAGACCGCAAAGCCCTGATGGGAAATGCCGATCTATTGGAAAAGTACGCCCGCGAAAAATACCTGATGAAGCGCCCGAATGAGGATGTCTTTATTATAGTTACGAAGGAAGAAAAGTAG
- the eno gene encoding phosphopyruvate hydratase, translating into MSLITDIKARQIFDSRGNPTVEVDVITETGIMGRAAVPSGASTGIHEAVELRDGDKGKYMGKGVLQAVKNVNDTIAEELIGFPVFDQNLLDKIMIELDGSDNKGKLGANAILGVSLAIARAAAQELNMPLYRYVGGVNANTLPVPMMNILNGGSHADNAIDFQEFMIMPVGAPSFSEALRMGSEVFHHLKNVLKKKGLSTNVGDEGGFAPNIASNVEAIEVVLQAIEAAGYKPGDDMMIAMDAASSEFYDASTGLYTFKKSTGDKLSSSDMVSYWKEWTEKYPIISIEDGMAEDDWAGWKELTEKIGKNVQLVGDDLFVTNVKRLQQGIDQGVANSILIKVNQIGTLTETINAINLGLRHGYKSVMSHRSGETEDNTIADLAVALNTGQIKTGSASRSDRMAKYNQLLRIEEELGEIAYYPGRKF; encoded by the coding sequence ATGAGCTTAATCACTGATATCAAAGCCAGACAGATCTTCGATTCTAGAGGCAATCCTACTGTAGAAGTTGATGTAATAACTGAAACTGGTATAATGGGTCGTGCTGCTGTACCATCTGGCGCGTCTACCGGTATTCATGAGGCAGTTGAGCTTCGTGATGGAGACAAGGGCAAGTACATGGGCAAGGGTGTGCTGCAGGCAGTTAAAAACGTAAATGATACAATCGCTGAAGAGCTTATTGGTTTCCCGGTGTTTGACCAGAACCTGCTGGATAAGATCATGATCGAGCTGGATGGATCGGACAACAAAGGCAAGCTGGGTGCAAACGCTATCTTAGGTGTGTCGCTGGCAATTGCGCGTGCTGCTGCTCAGGAGCTTAACATGCCGCTTTACCGCTATGTAGGTGGTGTTAATGCGAATACACTACCTGTGCCTATGATGAACATCCTGAACGGTGGTAGCCATGCTGATAATGCCATCGACTTCCAGGAATTCATGATCATGCCGGTTGGTGCGCCTTCGTTCTCTGAAGCGTTGCGCATGGGTTCTGAGGTATTCCACCACCTGAAGAATGTACTGAAGAAGAAAGGCTTGTCTACAAACGTAGGTGATGAAGGTGGTTTTGCACCGAACATCGCATCTAACGTGGAAGCTATCGAAGTGGTATTGCAGGCTATTGAAGCAGCAGGTTACAAGCCAGGTGACGATATGATGATTGCGATGGATGCGGCCAGTTCTGAGTTCTACGATGCATCTACAGGTCTTTACACCTTCAAGAAATCTACCGGTGATAAGCTGTCGTCTTCGGATATGGTAAGCTACTGGAAAGAGTGGACGGAGAAATACCCGATCATCTCGATTGAAGATGGTATGGCAGAAGACGACTGGGCTGGCTGGAAAGAGCTTACTGAGAAAATCGGTAAAAATGTACAGCTGGTAGGTGATGACCTTTTCGTAACCAACGTGAAGCGTCTGCAGCAGGGCATAGACCAGGGTGTTGCTAACTCTATCCTGATCAAAGTAAACCAGATTGGGACACTTACGGAAACTATAAACGCTATTAACTTAGGCTTGCGCCATGGTTATAAGAGCGTGATGAGCCACCGTTCGGGCGAGACAGAAGATAACACGATTGCTGACTTGGCAGTGGCGCTTAACACAGGCCAGATCAAAACTGGTTCAGCTTCACGTTCTGACCGTATGGCGAAGTATAATCAGCTGCTTCGTATCGAAGAAGAGCTTGGTGAAATTGCGTACTATCCGGGCCGTAAGTTCTAA
- the carA gene encoding glutamine-hydrolyzing carbamoyl-phosphate synthase small subunit yields the protein MKKHTATEAILLLEDGTIYKGKSLGRIGTSGGELCFNTGMTGYQEIFTDPSYYGQVVVNTVSHVGNYGVQHDEVESDRVQISALVCKDFSHHYSRKKAEGSLQEYFEKAGIVGICEIDTRALVRHIRDKGAMNAIVSSEITDIDELRKRLAEVPSMAGLELSSRVSTPETYDLKPEDVKFRVAVLDLGVKRNSLHNFMQRGCEVKVFPYNTPFEEMEKWNPDGYFISNGPGDPAATKDAVDSVKQILAKSKPMFGICMGHQILAHANGIATYKMHNGHRGLNHPVKNLITGRSEITSQNHGFVVDAEQVRNHPDVEVTHINLNDNTIEGMRMKTKPAFSVQYHPESSPGPHDSEYLFDDFVALLEQSKNQVKL from the coding sequence ATGAAAAAACATACCGCTACAGAAGCCATTCTTTTATTAGAAGATGGTACGATCTACAAAGGAAAGAGCTTAGGCAGAATTGGAACATCCGGTGGAGAGCTTTGCTTTAATACCGGTATGACTGGATACCAGGAAATATTTACAGACCCGTCTTACTATGGTCAGGTAGTAGTTAATACTGTATCTCATGTTGGCAACTATGGAGTGCAACACGATGAAGTAGAATCTGACAGAGTACAGATTAGTGCCTTAGTTTGTAAGGACTTCTCCCATCATTATTCCAGAAAAAAAGCTGAAGGTTCTTTACAGGAATACTTTGAAAAGGCCGGGATTGTAGGTATTTGTGAAATTGATACACGTGCGCTGGTTCGTCATATTCGGGACAAAGGTGCAATGAATGCTATAGTTTCGTCGGAGATAACAGATATTGACGAGCTGCGTAAGAGACTGGCTGAAGTACCATCCATGGCTGGATTAGAGCTTTCGTCAAGGGTAAGTACTCCTGAAACTTATGATCTGAAGCCGGAAGATGTTAAATTTAGAGTTGCCGTGCTTGACCTTGGAGTAAAGCGTAATAGCCTGCATAATTTTATGCAACGCGGCTGTGAGGTTAAAGTATTCCCTTATAACACTCCCTTTGAAGAAATGGAGAAGTGGAACCCGGATGGCTATTTTATTTCGAACGGTCCTGGTGACCCTGCCGCTACGAAAGATGCGGTTGACAGTGTAAAACAGATACTGGCTAAGTCTAAACCAATGTTTGGTATTTGCATGGGACACCAGATACTGGCGCATGCAAACGGAATTGCTACTTATAAAATGCACAATGGGCATAGGGGCTTAAACCATCCTGTTAAAAACCTGATTACGGGACGAAGTGAAATCACGAGCCAGAACCATGGTTTTGTGGTAGATGCTGAACAGGTGAGAAATCACCCGGATGTGGAAGTTACGCACATTAACCTGAATGATAATACCATTGAGGGGATGCGTATGAAAACAAAGCCAGCTTTCTCAGTGCAATATCACCCGGAGTCTTCGCCGGGGCCACACGATTCTGAATACCTGTTTGATGACTTCGTGGCATTATTAGAGCAAAGTAAAAATCAAGTAAAACTATAG
- the rplQ gene encoding 50S ribosomal protein L17, translating into MRHGKKINHLGRTAAHRKAMLSNMAASLILHKRLSTTVAKAKALRKYVEPLLTKSKNDTTHSRRTVFAYLQEKEAVKELFDEVSAKIANRPGGYTRILKTGLRLGDNAEMCVIELVDYNEDMLASTGAAGAKKTRRRAGGAKKKAEGAAEATKAAETDATAEESKDAE; encoded by the coding sequence ATGAGACACGGTAAAAAAATTAATCATTTAGGAAGAACTGCTGCTCACCGTAAGGCGATGCTGTCAAACATGGCTGCTTCCCTTATCCTGCACAAGCGTCTTTCTACTACAGTAGCTAAGGCTAAAGCATTGCGTAAGTATGTTGAGCCTCTTCTTACAAAATCTAAGAACGATACTACACATTCAAGAAGAACTGTATTTGCTTACCTTCAGGAGAAGGAAGCTGTGAAGGAGCTTTTTGATGAAGTATCAGCAAAGATCGCTAACAGACCAGGTGGTTACACGCGTATCCTTAAAACAGGTCTTCGTCTTGGTGACAACGCAGAAATGTGTGTTATCGAGCTTGTAGATTACAACGAGGATATGCTAGCATCAACTGGTGCAGCAGGTGCGAAGAAAACACGTCGTCGTGCTGGTGGTGCTAAGAAGAAAGCTGAAGGTGCTGCTGAAGCTACTAAAGCAGCTGAAACTGATGCAACTGCAGAAGAGTCAAAAGATGCTGAATAA
- a CDS encoding DNA-directed RNA polymerase subunit alpha produces MSILAFQMPEKVVMEKADDFHGLFEFKPLEKGYGVTIGNALRRILLSSLEGYAITSVRIPGVLHEFSSVEGVVQDVSDIILNLKMVRFKKISEVIDDKITVTINGADTFFAGDISKFTSSFEVLNPELVICNLDKNLSLEVELTIQKGRGYVPADENKPAADQVFGLISIDSIFTPIKNVKFSVENTRVEQKTDYEKLLLDIQTDGSIHPEDALKGAANILIQHFMLFSDNTMTFETAKPEEEEVVDEELLHMRKVLKTPLQDMDLSVRAYNCLKAADIRTLGDLVQLDISDMMKFRNFGKKSLTELENLVQEKGLTFGMDLSKYKLEEE; encoded by the coding sequence ATGTCAATATTAGCATTTCAAATGCCAGAGAAAGTTGTAATGGAAAAAGCCGACGACTTTCATGGTTTATTTGAATTCAAGCCGCTTGAAAAAGGTTACGGTGTAACCATCGGTAATGCGCTACGCAGAATTTTGCTTTCTTCTCTGGAAGGTTATGCTATTACTAGCGTTCGCATTCCTGGTGTACTGCACGAGTTTTCATCAGTTGAAGGTGTGGTGCAGGATGTTTCTGACATCATCCTGAACCTTAAAATGGTTCGCTTCAAGAAGATCAGCGAAGTTATCGACGATAAGATCACAGTAACAATCAATGGTGCAGATACTTTCTTTGCCGGCGATATCAGCAAATTTACTTCAAGCTTTGAAGTATTAAACCCTGAGCTGGTGATTTGCAACCTGGATAAGAATCTTTCATTAGAAGTTGAGCTTACCATTCAGAAGGGCCGTGGGTACGTACCTGCCGATGAGAATAAGCCGGCTGCTGACCAGGTTTTCGGTCTTATTTCAATAGACTCAATCTTTACGCCAATTAAAAACGTGAAGTTTAGTGTTGAAAATACACGTGTTGAGCAAAAGACTGACTACGAAAAGCTTCTGTTAGATATTCAGACTGACGGATCTATACATCCGGAAGATGCTCTTAAAGGAGCTGCGAATATACTAATTCAGCACTTTATGCTTTTCTCTGATAATACCATGACCTTCGAAACTGCTAAGCCAGAAGAAGAAGAAGTTGTTGACGAAGAACTGCTGCATATGCGCAAAGTTCTGAAGACTCCACTTCAGGATATGGATCTATCAGTTAGAGCTTACAACTGCTTAAAGGCTGCGGATATCAGAACACTTGGAGATCTGGTACAACTGGATATCTCTGACATGATGAAATTCCGTAACTTTGGTAAGAAATCGCTTACTGAGCTAGAGAATCTGGTTCAGGAGAAAGGGCTGACCTTCGGGATGGATCTTTCTAAATATAAATTAGAAGAAGAATAA
- the rpsD gene encoding 30S ribosomal protein S4 — protein sequence MARYTGPKSKISRKFNEEIFGPSKALKKKAYPPGMHGRGRRKKQSEYSIQLTEKQKAKFIYGLLEKQFANLFEKAARKSGVTGEELLSLLESRLDNTVYRLGVAPTRRAARQLVLHKHITVNGNIVNIPSYSLKVGDVVAVREKSKSLEAITNSLTVRNARAFGWLEWDGSEMAGKFIAVPQRDQIPEKIQEQLIVELYSK from the coding sequence ATGGCAAGATATACTGGTCCAAAAAGCAAAATCTCAAGAAAGTTTAACGAAGAGATTTTCGGCCCAAGCAAAGCATTAAAAAAGAAAGCATATCCTCCAGGGATGCACGGCCGTGGTCGTCGTAAAAAGCAATCTGAATATTCTATTCAGCTGACTGAGAAGCAGAAGGCTAAGTTTATTTACGGTTTGCTGGAGAAGCAATTTGCTAATCTGTTCGAGAAAGCAGCTCGTAAGAGTGGTGTTACAGGTGAAGAGTTACTAAGCCTACTTGAATCAAGATTGGATAACACTGTTTACCGTCTTGGCGTTGCTCCAACAAGAAGAGCAGCACGCCAGTTAGTGCTTCACAAGCACATTACGGTTAATGGTAATATCGTTAACATACCTTCATATAGCTTAAAAGTTGGTGACGTTGTAGCGGTTAGAGAGAAGTCCAAATCTTTGGAAGCTATTACAAACAGCCTGACTGTTCGTAATGCCAGAGCTTTCGGATGGTTAGAGTGGGATGGTAGTGAAATGGCTGGCAAGTTTATAGCTGTGCCACAGCGCGACCAGATACCTGAGAAAATTCAGGAACAGCTAATCGTTGAGCTTTACTCTAAGTAA
- the rpsK gene encoding 30S ribosomal protein S11: MAQKRKDKAKKRVVVVEATGQVHIKASFNNIIISVTNNAGQVISWASAGKMGFKGSKKNTPYAAQMAASDCAKVAYDLGMRKAEVFVKGPGAGRESAIRTVQNSGIEVTTIKDVTPLPHNGCRPPKRRRV, encoded by the coding sequence ATGGCTCAGAAAAGAAAAGATAAAGCTAAAAAGCGTGTCGTAGTTGTAGAAGCAACTGGCCAAGTACACATTAAAGCTTCTTTCAATAATATTATTATCTCAGTAACCAACAATGCAGGTCAAGTAATATCTTGGGCTTCTGCTGGTAAAATGGGTTTTAAAGGTTCTAAAAAGAACACTCCTTACGCTGCACAGATGGCAGCTTCAGATTGCGCAAAGGTTGCTTATGACCTGGGTATGCGTAAAGCTGAAGTTTTTGTTAAAGGTCCTGGCGCAGGTAGAGAGTCCGCTATCCGTACTGTGCAAAATTCAGGTATCGAAGTAACAACTATTAAGGATGTTACTCCTCTACCACACAACGGATGTCGTCCTCCTAAACGCAGAAGAGTTTAA
- the rpsM gene encoding 30S ribosomal protein S13: MARIAGVDIPDNKRGEIALTYIFGIGRNLSKSILTKAGVDLDKKVKDWTEDESNEIRNIIASEHKTEGVLRSEVQLHIKRLLDIGCYRGLRHRKGLPVRGQRTKNNSRTRKGKRKTVANKKKASK; the protein is encoded by the coding sequence ATGGCAAGAATAGCAGGAGTAGATATTCCGGATAACAAAAGAGGAGAGATCGCTTTAACCTATATCTTTGGTATAGGCCGCAATCTTTCAAAATCTATCTTAACCAAAGCCGGGGTGGATCTTGACAAAAAGGTGAAAGACTGGACTGAAGATGAGTCCAATGAGATCAGAAATATTATTGCTTCTGAGCACAAGACTGAAGGTGTTTTAAGATCTGAAGTTCAGTTGCACATTAAGCGTCTTCTTGATATCGGTTGCTACCGTGGTTTAAGACACCGTAAAGGTCTACCAGTTCGTGGACAGCGTACCAAAAATAACTCTCGTACGAGAAAAGGTAAGCGTAAGACAGTTGCAAACAAGAAGAAAGCTTCTAAATAA
- the rpmJ gene encoding 50S ribosomal protein L36: protein MKVKASVKKRSVDCKVIRRNGKLYVINKKNPRYKQRQG, encoded by the coding sequence ATGAAAGTTAAAGCATCAGTTAAAAAGAGAAGTGTGGATTGCAAGGTTATCCGCCGCAATGGAAAGCTTTATGTAATCAACAAAAAGAATCCAAGATATAAACAAAGACAAGGATAA
- the infA gene encoding translation initiation factor IF-1, producing the protein MAKQSSIEQDGTIVEALSNAMFRVELENGHQLIAHISGKMRMNYIKILPGDKVKLEMSPYDLTKGRIVYRYK; encoded by the coding sequence ATGGCCAAGCAGTCATCTATAGAACAGGACGGGACAATTGTAGAAGCATTATCAAATGCTATGTTTCGTGTTGAACTTGAAAACGGGCATCAGTTAATTGCTCACATCTCTGGAAAGATGAGAATGAATTACATTAAGATCCTTCCGGGAGATAAAGTGAAGCTGGAGATGTCTCCTTATGATTTAACAAAAGGTCGGATTGTTTATCGATATAAATAA
- the map gene encoding type I methionyl aminopeptidase, producing the protein MIFYKTEEEIELIRQGALILGKAHGEIASIIKEGITTAELDKRAEEFIKDHGAQPSFLNYNGFPYSLCISPNAVVVHGFPGKHQLRDGDIISVDAGVFYKGFHSDSAYTHAVGNVSEEVKKLLEVTKESLQKGIDKAIVGNRLGDISHAIQQHAEANGFSVVRELVGHGVGRNLHEAPEVPNYGKKGQGIKLQEGLVLAIEPMVNLGTRNVVQEEDGWTIRTRDKKPSAHFEHTVVIRKGKAEVLTTFDYIEKAKNL; encoded by the coding sequence ATGATTTTTTACAAAACTGAAGAAGAAATTGAGCTAATTCGTCAAGGTGCTTTGATATTAGGCAAAGCCCATGGCGAAATAGCTTCTATTATAAAAGAGGGTATTACAACCGCGGAGCTTGATAAAAGAGCGGAAGAGTTTATAAAAGACCACGGAGCACAACCTTCTTTTTTGAACTATAATGGTTTCCCTTATAGTTTATGTATTTCACCTAATGCTGTAGTTGTTCATGGTTTTCCAGGAAAGCACCAATTAAGAGACGGAGATATTATTTCAGTTGACGCTGGTGTTTTTTATAAAGGGTTCCATAGTGACTCCGCTTACACACATGCTGTCGGCAATGTTTCCGAAGAGGTAAAAAAACTTCTTGAGGTTACAAAGGAAAGTCTGCAAAAAGGAATTGATAAAGCTATAGTTGGTAACAGGCTAGGTGACATTAGCCATGCTATACAGCAGCATGCTGAAGCAAACGGTTTCAGTGTAGTGAGAGAGTTAGTCGGACACGGAGTTGGCCGGAATTTACATGAAGCTCCTGAAGTTCCGAATTATGGAAAGAAGGGGCAGGGAATTAAACTACAGGAAGGTCTTGTCCTTGCAATTGAGCCAATGGTGAATCTGGGAACAAGAAATGTTGTTCAGGAGGAAGATGGTTGGACTATAAGAACAAGAGATAAAAAACCTTCAGCTCATTTTGAGCATACGGTAGTAATAAGAAAAGGTAAAGCAGAAGTATTAACTACTTTTGATTATATAGAAAAAGCTAAAAACTTATAA